One stretch of Hemibagrus wyckioides isolate EC202008001 linkage group LG01, SWU_Hwy_1.0, whole genome shotgun sequence DNA includes these proteins:
- the ttyh1 gene encoding protein tweety homolog 1 isoform X1, whose amino-acid sequence MAAIETIPSYSPSIWVQMCHALPRFDLTMQMRDNVFTPDSWEYQQTLLVLSSVSAIALILSLLVVLSFLIHYCCCHRGDAGRDEDEEDDDASGGHGYGGRKGRRICCVTWVSVAAVTLCCVAIGFGFYGNSEANDGMYQLTSSLLTANHTLFSIDMLVSDTVTALRQSISSPLTSLENVFGTNRPALVSTRSCRRLSERVMSLLSSLTLGKGLSSVNFNASDGMVGVVTPVFPSMPQAVISSSNSAPAPFSPGWAASTLMVNEDYRWLSYVLLLLLDLVVCLFILLGLAKQARWLLILMTILAWLALFLSWGSLGLETATVVALSDFCFDPNTFVLNSTHFNAGTSTEILDYYLTCSRKMTSPFQQLLTQSQRALSSIHTHLSSLERDYLPRFPKADKPLREVQQMLNSTEGNFHQLVALLNCRSLNKDYMDSLKGLCYDGMEGLLYLSLYSFLSALAFTAILCSLPGAWRSFSRDSEEYDDSDSESEDPFTSHQARRQTARGSQRGALPPFYSYQGAGWTSPFSSAPPLPTPNTSSNGNPGYESLPLSDRQSPPPSYSPSMLTGYTGSQSHPNPAHSRNLYSR is encoded by the exons ATGGCTGCCATCGAGACCATTCCCAGTTACAGCCCTTCAATATGGGTACAGATGTGCCACGCGCTCCCTCGCTTCGATCTGACCATGCAGATGCGAGACAACGTATTCACACCTGACAGCTGGGAATACCAACAG ACTCTCCTGGTTCTGTCCAGTGTTTCAGCCATCGCTCTCATCCTCTCGCTTCTTGTTGTCCTCTCCTTCCTTATTCACTACTGCTGCTGTCACCGCGGTGATGCAGGCAGGGAcgaggatgaggaagatgacGATGCCAGTGGTGGTCATGGATACGGTGGCAGGAAGGGGCGGCGCATTTGCTGTGTCACATGGGTGTCTGTGGCAGCTGTGACACTGTGCTG TGTTGCTATAGGCTTTGGTTTCTACGGTAACAGCGAGGCGAACGACGGGATGTATCAGTTGACCTCGTCTCTGCTCACTGCCAATCACACACTGTTTTCCATCGATATGCTG GTTTCAGACACCGTAACAGCTCTGCGGCAGTCCATCTCAAGCCCCTTGACCTCGCTGGAGAATGTGTTTGGAACAAATAGACCTGCTCTGGTGTCCACTCGGTCCTGCAGACGTCTGTCTGAGCGTGTGATGtcccttctctcctccctcactctagGAAAAGGGCTGAGCTCTGTCAATTTTAATGCAAGTGATGGCATGGTGGGGGTCGTGACCCCAGTTTTCCCCTCTATGCCCCAGGCTGTGATCTCCAGCTCAAACAGTGCCCCTGCACCCTTCTCCCCAGGGTGGGCAGCGAGCACACTCATGGTGAATGAAGACTACAG GTGGCTCTCCTATGTACTGCTGCTTCTTTTGGATCTGGTGGTGTGTCTATTTATTCTTCTAGGCTTGGCCAAACAGGCCCGATGGCTCCTCATTCT gatGACAATACTGGCCTGGTTGGCTCTGTTTTTGAGTTGGGGTTCTCTTGGCTTGGAGACAGCCACAGTGGTG GCACTCAGTGATTTTTGCTTTGACCCAAACACATTTGTTCTcaactctacacactttaaTGCCGGGACAAGTACAG AAATCCTGGATTACTACTTGACCTGCAGCAGAAAAATGACCAGCCCCTTCCAGCAG CTGCTGACCCAGTCCCAGAGAGCTTTGTCTAGCATTCACACCCACCTCTCCAGTTTAGAGAGAGATTATCTCCCACGCTTCCCCAAAGCAGAC AAGCCGCTGAGGGAGGTGCAGCAGATGCTCAACTCTACCGAGGGAAATTTCCACCAGCTGGTGGCGCTGCTCAACTGCCGAAGCCTCAACAAG GACTACATGGACTCTCTGAAAGGTCTGTGCTATGATGGGATGGAGGGattgctctatctctctctgtactcaTTCCTCTCTGCTCTGGCTTTCACTGCCATCCTTTGCTCCCTTCCTGGAGCCTGGAGGAGCTTTTCCAG AGACTCAGAGGAGTATGACGACTCGGACAGCGAGAGCGAGGACCCCTTCACGTCCCATCAGGCACGTAGACAGACGGCCAGGGGGTCCCAGCGCGGGGCCTTGCCCCCCTTCTATAGTTACCAGGGGGCTGGCTGGACATCCCCCTTTTCTAGTGCACCTCCGTTGCC GACTCCAAACACTTCCTCCAATGGCAACCCTGGTTATGAGAGCCTGCCTCTGAGTGACAGGCAGTCCCCACCCCCCTCT TACTCTCCCAGCATGCTGACAGGCTATACGGGTAGTCAATCACACCCCAACCCTGCCCATTCAAGGAACCTGTACTCGCGCTAA
- the ttyh1 gene encoding protein tweety homolog 1 isoform X2 yields the protein MAAIETIPSYSPSIWVQMCHALPRFDLTMQMRDNVFTPDSWEYQQTLLVLSSVSAIALILSLLVVLSFLIHYCCCHRGDAGRDEDEEDDDASGGHGYGGRKGRRICCVTWVSVAAVTLCCVAIGFGFYGNSEANDGMYQLTSSLLTANHTLFSIDMLVSDTVTALRQSISSPLTSLENVFGTNRPALVSTRSCRRLSERVMSLLSSLTLGKGLSSVNFNASDGMVGVVTPVFPSMPQAVISSSNSAPAPFSPGWAASTLMVNEDYRWLSYVLLLLLDLVVCLFILLGLAKQARWLLILMTILAWLALFLSWGSLGLETATVVALSDFCFDPNTFVLNSTHFNAGTSTEILDYYLTCSRKMTSPFQQLLTQSQRALSSIHTHLSSLERDYLPRFPKADKPLREVQQMLNSTEGNFHQLVALLNCRSLNKDYMDSLKGLCYDGMEGLLYLSLYSFLSALAFTAILCSLPGAWRSFSRDSEEYDDSDSESEDPFTSHQARRQTARGSQRGALPPFYSYQGAGWTSPFSSAPPLPTPNTSSNGNPGYESLPLSDRQSPPPSYSTLPAC from the exons ATGGCTGCCATCGAGACCATTCCCAGTTACAGCCCTTCAATATGGGTACAGATGTGCCACGCGCTCCCTCGCTTCGATCTGACCATGCAGATGCGAGACAACGTATTCACACCTGACAGCTGGGAATACCAACAG ACTCTCCTGGTTCTGTCCAGTGTTTCAGCCATCGCTCTCATCCTCTCGCTTCTTGTTGTCCTCTCCTTCCTTATTCACTACTGCTGCTGTCACCGCGGTGATGCAGGCAGGGAcgaggatgaggaagatgacGATGCCAGTGGTGGTCATGGATACGGTGGCAGGAAGGGGCGGCGCATTTGCTGTGTCACATGGGTGTCTGTGGCAGCTGTGACACTGTGCTG TGTTGCTATAGGCTTTGGTTTCTACGGTAACAGCGAGGCGAACGACGGGATGTATCAGTTGACCTCGTCTCTGCTCACTGCCAATCACACACTGTTTTCCATCGATATGCTG GTTTCAGACACCGTAACAGCTCTGCGGCAGTCCATCTCAAGCCCCTTGACCTCGCTGGAGAATGTGTTTGGAACAAATAGACCTGCTCTGGTGTCCACTCGGTCCTGCAGACGTCTGTCTGAGCGTGTGATGtcccttctctcctccctcactctagGAAAAGGGCTGAGCTCTGTCAATTTTAATGCAAGTGATGGCATGGTGGGGGTCGTGACCCCAGTTTTCCCCTCTATGCCCCAGGCTGTGATCTCCAGCTCAAACAGTGCCCCTGCACCCTTCTCCCCAGGGTGGGCAGCGAGCACACTCATGGTGAATGAAGACTACAG GTGGCTCTCCTATGTACTGCTGCTTCTTTTGGATCTGGTGGTGTGTCTATTTATTCTTCTAGGCTTGGCCAAACAGGCCCGATGGCTCCTCATTCT gatGACAATACTGGCCTGGTTGGCTCTGTTTTTGAGTTGGGGTTCTCTTGGCTTGGAGACAGCCACAGTGGTG GCACTCAGTGATTTTTGCTTTGACCCAAACACATTTGTTCTcaactctacacactttaaTGCCGGGACAAGTACAG AAATCCTGGATTACTACTTGACCTGCAGCAGAAAAATGACCAGCCCCTTCCAGCAG CTGCTGACCCAGTCCCAGAGAGCTTTGTCTAGCATTCACACCCACCTCTCCAGTTTAGAGAGAGATTATCTCCCACGCTTCCCCAAAGCAGAC AAGCCGCTGAGGGAGGTGCAGCAGATGCTCAACTCTACCGAGGGAAATTTCCACCAGCTGGTGGCGCTGCTCAACTGCCGAAGCCTCAACAAG GACTACATGGACTCTCTGAAAGGTCTGTGCTATGATGGGATGGAGGGattgctctatctctctctgtactcaTTCCTCTCTGCTCTGGCTTTCACTGCCATCCTTTGCTCCCTTCCTGGAGCCTGGAGGAGCTTTTCCAG AGACTCAGAGGAGTATGACGACTCGGACAGCGAGAGCGAGGACCCCTTCACGTCCCATCAGGCACGTAGACAGACGGCCAGGGGGTCCCAGCGCGGGGCCTTGCCCCCCTTCTATAGTTACCAGGGGGCTGGCTGGACATCCCCCTTTTCTAGTGCACCTCCGTTGCC GACTCCAAACACTTCCTCCAATGGCAACCCTGGTTATGAGAGCCTGCCTCTGAGTGACAGGCAGTCCCCACCCCCCTCT TACAGTACTCTCCCAGCATGCTGA
- the ttyh1 gene encoding protein tweety homolog 1 isoform X3, with the protein MAAIETIPSYSPSIWVQMCHALPRFDLTMQMRDNVFTPDSWEYQQTLLVLSSVSAIALILSLLVVLSFLIHYCCCHRGDAGRDEDEEDDDASGGHGYGGRKGRRICCVTWVSVAAVTLCCVAIGFGFYGNSEANDGMYQLTSSLLTANHTLFSIDMLVSDTVTALRQSISSPLTSLENVFGTNRPALVSTRSCRRLSERVMSLLSSLTLGKGLSSVNFNASDGMVGVVTPVFPSMPQAVISSSNSAPAPFSPGWAASTLMVNEDYRWLSYVLLLLLDLVVCLFILLGLAKQARWLLILMTILAWLALFLSWGSLGLETATVVALSDFCFDPNTFVLNSTHFNAGTSTEILDYYLTCSRKMTSPFQQLLTQSQRALSSIHTHLSSLERDYLPRFPKADKPLREVQQMLNSTEGNFHQLVALLNCRSLNKDYMDSLKGLCYDGMEGLLYLSLYSFLSALAFTAILCSLPGAWRSFSRDSEEYDDSDSESEDPFTSHQDSKHFLQWQPWL; encoded by the exons ATGGCTGCCATCGAGACCATTCCCAGTTACAGCCCTTCAATATGGGTACAGATGTGCCACGCGCTCCCTCGCTTCGATCTGACCATGCAGATGCGAGACAACGTATTCACACCTGACAGCTGGGAATACCAACAG ACTCTCCTGGTTCTGTCCAGTGTTTCAGCCATCGCTCTCATCCTCTCGCTTCTTGTTGTCCTCTCCTTCCTTATTCACTACTGCTGCTGTCACCGCGGTGATGCAGGCAGGGAcgaggatgaggaagatgacGATGCCAGTGGTGGTCATGGATACGGTGGCAGGAAGGGGCGGCGCATTTGCTGTGTCACATGGGTGTCTGTGGCAGCTGTGACACTGTGCTG TGTTGCTATAGGCTTTGGTTTCTACGGTAACAGCGAGGCGAACGACGGGATGTATCAGTTGACCTCGTCTCTGCTCACTGCCAATCACACACTGTTTTCCATCGATATGCTG GTTTCAGACACCGTAACAGCTCTGCGGCAGTCCATCTCAAGCCCCTTGACCTCGCTGGAGAATGTGTTTGGAACAAATAGACCTGCTCTGGTGTCCACTCGGTCCTGCAGACGTCTGTCTGAGCGTGTGATGtcccttctctcctccctcactctagGAAAAGGGCTGAGCTCTGTCAATTTTAATGCAAGTGATGGCATGGTGGGGGTCGTGACCCCAGTTTTCCCCTCTATGCCCCAGGCTGTGATCTCCAGCTCAAACAGTGCCCCTGCACCCTTCTCCCCAGGGTGGGCAGCGAGCACACTCATGGTGAATGAAGACTACAG GTGGCTCTCCTATGTACTGCTGCTTCTTTTGGATCTGGTGGTGTGTCTATTTATTCTTCTAGGCTTGGCCAAACAGGCCCGATGGCTCCTCATTCT gatGACAATACTGGCCTGGTTGGCTCTGTTTTTGAGTTGGGGTTCTCTTGGCTTGGAGACAGCCACAGTGGTG GCACTCAGTGATTTTTGCTTTGACCCAAACACATTTGTTCTcaactctacacactttaaTGCCGGGACAAGTACAG AAATCCTGGATTACTACTTGACCTGCAGCAGAAAAATGACCAGCCCCTTCCAGCAG CTGCTGACCCAGTCCCAGAGAGCTTTGTCTAGCATTCACACCCACCTCTCCAGTTTAGAGAGAGATTATCTCCCACGCTTCCCCAAAGCAGAC AAGCCGCTGAGGGAGGTGCAGCAGATGCTCAACTCTACCGAGGGAAATTTCCACCAGCTGGTGGCGCTGCTCAACTGCCGAAGCCTCAACAAG GACTACATGGACTCTCTGAAAGGTCTGTGCTATGATGGGATGGAGGGattgctctatctctctctgtactcaTTCCTCTCTGCTCTGGCTTTCACTGCCATCCTTTGCTCCCTTCCTGGAGCCTGGAGGAGCTTTTCCAG AGACTCAGAGGAGTATGACGACTCGGACAGCGAGAGCGAGGACCCCTTCACGTCCCATCAG GACTCCAAACACTTCCTCCAATGGCAACCCTGGTTATGA
- the ttyh1 gene encoding protein tweety homolog 1 isoform X4, producing the protein MAAIETIPSYSPSIWVQMCHALPRFDLTMQMRDNVFTPDSWEYQQTLLVLSSVSAIALILSLLVVLSFLIHYCCCHRGDAGRDEDEEDDDASGGHGYGGRKGRRICCVTWVSVAAVTLCCVAIGFGFYGNSEANDGMYQLTSSLLTANHTLFSIDMLVSDTVTALRQSISSPLTSLENVFGTNRPALVSTRSCRRLSERVMSLLSSLTLGKGLSSVNFNASDGMVGVVTPVFPSMPQAVISSSNSAPAPFSPGWAASTLMVNEDYRWLSYVLLLLLDLVVCLFILLGLAKQARWLLILMTILAWLALFLSWGSLGLETATVVALSDFCFDPNTFVLNSTHFNAGTSTEILDYYLTCSRKMTSPFQQLLTQSQRALSSIHTHLSSLERDYLPRFPKADKPLREVQQMLNSTEGNFHQLVALLNCRSLNKDYMDSLKGLCYDGMEGLLYLSLYSFLSALAFTAILCSLPGAWRSFSRGEIILQFPNDF; encoded by the exons ATGGCTGCCATCGAGACCATTCCCAGTTACAGCCCTTCAATATGGGTACAGATGTGCCACGCGCTCCCTCGCTTCGATCTGACCATGCAGATGCGAGACAACGTATTCACACCTGACAGCTGGGAATACCAACAG ACTCTCCTGGTTCTGTCCAGTGTTTCAGCCATCGCTCTCATCCTCTCGCTTCTTGTTGTCCTCTCCTTCCTTATTCACTACTGCTGCTGTCACCGCGGTGATGCAGGCAGGGAcgaggatgaggaagatgacGATGCCAGTGGTGGTCATGGATACGGTGGCAGGAAGGGGCGGCGCATTTGCTGTGTCACATGGGTGTCTGTGGCAGCTGTGACACTGTGCTG TGTTGCTATAGGCTTTGGTTTCTACGGTAACAGCGAGGCGAACGACGGGATGTATCAGTTGACCTCGTCTCTGCTCACTGCCAATCACACACTGTTTTCCATCGATATGCTG GTTTCAGACACCGTAACAGCTCTGCGGCAGTCCATCTCAAGCCCCTTGACCTCGCTGGAGAATGTGTTTGGAACAAATAGACCTGCTCTGGTGTCCACTCGGTCCTGCAGACGTCTGTCTGAGCGTGTGATGtcccttctctcctccctcactctagGAAAAGGGCTGAGCTCTGTCAATTTTAATGCAAGTGATGGCATGGTGGGGGTCGTGACCCCAGTTTTCCCCTCTATGCCCCAGGCTGTGATCTCCAGCTCAAACAGTGCCCCTGCACCCTTCTCCCCAGGGTGGGCAGCGAGCACACTCATGGTGAATGAAGACTACAG GTGGCTCTCCTATGTACTGCTGCTTCTTTTGGATCTGGTGGTGTGTCTATTTATTCTTCTAGGCTTGGCCAAACAGGCCCGATGGCTCCTCATTCT gatGACAATACTGGCCTGGTTGGCTCTGTTTTTGAGTTGGGGTTCTCTTGGCTTGGAGACAGCCACAGTGGTG GCACTCAGTGATTTTTGCTTTGACCCAAACACATTTGTTCTcaactctacacactttaaTGCCGGGACAAGTACAG AAATCCTGGATTACTACTTGACCTGCAGCAGAAAAATGACCAGCCCCTTCCAGCAG CTGCTGACCCAGTCCCAGAGAGCTTTGTCTAGCATTCACACCCACCTCTCCAGTTTAGAGAGAGATTATCTCCCACGCTTCCCCAAAGCAGAC AAGCCGCTGAGGGAGGTGCAGCAGATGCTCAACTCTACCGAGGGAAATTTCCACCAGCTGGTGGCGCTGCTCAACTGCCGAAGCCTCAACAAG GACTACATGGACTCTCTGAAAGGTCTGTGCTATGATGGGATGGAGGGattgctctatctctctctgtactcaTTCCTCTCTGCTCTGGCTTTCACTGCCATCCTTTGCTCCCTTCCTGGAGCCTGGAGGAGCTTTTCCAG AGGAGAGATTATACTACAGTTTCCCAATGATTTCTAA